A portion of the Sabethes cyaneus chromosome 3, idSabCyanKW18_F2, whole genome shotgun sequence genome contains these proteins:
- the LOC128739587 gene encoding elongation of very long chain fatty acids protein AAEL008004-like, whose translation MALVLKSFYCGYKRYFAEFQDPRTVNFPLVNPPWMPFALVGAYLYFVLRLGPKLMADRKPFNLKPLILVYNLVQVIANAALCVAATKAAYDLHISFKCQPVNRSSSPEAIRELQMIHCYYILKVADLVDTVFFVLRKKQSHVTFLHVYHHAGVLLGAYVYFRVVGGGHASMLGIWNTFVHAVMYFYFFLTVYRPELTRNANWKKYITILQMVQFAYLVVHFGLPVLFNLDCGIAKFWLWMPMIQNVFMFVLFLDFYRRTYGRRKAEMASPESDN comes from the exons ATGGCCCTTGTGCTGAAATCGTTCTACTGTGGATACAAACGGTATTTCGCCGAGTTCCAAG ATCCCCGAACAGTAAACTTCCCGCTGGTCAATCCACCATGGATGCCATTTGCTTTGGTTGGTGCATATCTTTACTTTGTGTTGCGCCTAGGACCCAAGCTAATGGCCGATAGAAAACCATTCAATCTAAAACCGCTGATTTTGGTGTATAATTTGGTGCAAGTAATAGCCAATGCTGCTCTCTGCGTTGCg GCAACTAAAGCGGCATATGACTTACATATATCTTTCAAATGCCAACCGGTCAATCGCTCTAGCAGTCCGGAAGCTATTCGGGAACTTCAAATGATACATTGTTACTACATACTGAAAGTGGCTGATTTGGTTGATACA GTATTCTTCGTACtacgcaaaaagcaaagccacgTAACTTTTTTACACGTCTACCATCACGCCGGAGTCCTGCTGGGTGCCTACGTTTACTTCCGCGTGGTCGGCGGCGGTCACGCGTCTATGCTGGGCATTTGGAATACGTTTGTCCACGCGGTAATGTACTTCTATTTCTTCCTGACGGTGTACCGACCGGAgctgacgaggaatgccaattGGAAAAAATATATCACCATACTGCAAATGGTCCAGTTTGCCTATCTGGTGGTCCATTTCGGGTTACCGGTGCTGTTTAATCTGGACTGCGGAATCGCCAAATTCTGGCTCTGGATGCCAATGATTCAGAATGTGTTTATGTTCGTGCTGTTCTTGGACTTTTACCGCCGGACCTACGGAAGGCGGAAGGCAGAAATGGCCAGTCCAGAAAGTGATAATTAG